Proteins encoded together in one Chitinophaga sp. LS1 window:
- a CDS encoding sulfatase-like hydrolase/transferase: MNFKTKLAQLGKQPDMILIITDEQRATQHFPPGWEETNLPTLTFLKRNGFSFDRAFCNTCMCSPSRTTLFTGIYPAKHKVSQTLTIGGPLSPSEPTISTSLPNIMNVLWNDGYDVQYRGKWHMSKGVAGNGATTNYDNLTSADISLFGAMGWIAPDAGEDVNPLNFGGGFANHDARYVAEAIKYLQEVKVKRAAGEYKPYCLIVSLVNPHDVLAYPKTAGTSGYYADAWSTREIGLPDTVNEHLLANKKPMAQEQILLGMDASLGPLTTVEQKLDYINFYGYLLTLVDKEIGNLIKELYAKYGDGISLADTAIVTYTSDHGEMGLAHGGLRQKTFVAYEEALRVPLVISNPVLFSDHPIQQSMALATLVDIMPTFMEIANVSNSPAGLAGTSLLPIMADGTPVQNSILFTYDDTKAGSNSQWSVVNAANRIRCIRTEKWKYSYYFDASGAYYNEYELYDLVNDPSEYTNLAYDPAYNEVRMDLETQLHKLEVDKLRVHSPQQSQSVV; this comes from the coding sequence ATGAACTTCAAAACAAAGTTAGCACAACTTGGCAAGCAGCCAGACATGATCCTCATTATTACAGACGAACAGCGTGCTACACAGCATTTCCCTCCGGGATGGGAGGAGACAAATCTTCCAACGCTGACCTTTCTAAAAAGGAACGGTTTCAGTTTCGACAGAGCTTTCTGTAATACCTGCATGTGTTCTCCCAGCCGTACCACATTATTTACAGGAATTTATCCGGCTAAGCATAAGGTTTCTCAAACACTGACTATTGGCGGCCCTTTATCTCCTTCGGAACCAACCATCAGTACTTCCTTACCAAACATCATGAATGTACTCTGGAATGACGGTTATGATGTGCAGTACCGTGGTAAATGGCACATGAGTAAGGGCGTTGCCGGTAATGGAGCAACCACGAATTATGATAACCTTACATCTGCCGATATTTCTCTATTTGGTGCAATGGGATGGATAGCCCCGGATGCAGGAGAAGATGTAAATCCTTTAAATTTTGGAGGAGGATTTGCCAACCATGATGCCAGGTATGTGGCCGAAGCCATCAAATACCTTCAGGAGGTAAAAGTGAAAAGAGCTGCAGGTGAGTATAAACCTTATTGCCTGATCGTGTCGCTGGTGAACCCGCACGACGTACTGGCTTATCCCAAAACAGCAGGGACCTCCGGATATTACGCTGACGCCTGGTCAACAAGGGAAATTGGATTGCCTGATACCGTAAACGAACATTTACTGGCCAATAAAAAACCGATGGCGCAGGAACAGATCCTATTGGGCATGGATGCATCTTTAGGGCCTTTAACAACAGTAGAACAAAAGTTAGATTATATAAATTTTTACGGGTACCTGTTAACCCTGGTCGACAAAGAGATTGGTAACCTGATCAAAGAATTGTATGCTAAATATGGGGATGGAATAAGTCTGGCTGATACAGCTATCGTGACCTACACCTCGGACCATGGAGAAATGGGACTTGCACATGGGGGACTGCGTCAGAAAACCTTTGTAGCTTACGAAGAAGCATTGCGTGTTCCACTGGTTATATCCAATCCTGTTTTATTTTCAGACCACCCCATTCAACAATCTATGGCCCTGGCCACGCTGGTCGACATCATGCCTACGTTTATGGAGATAGCTAATGTATCTAACTCTCCTGCCGGACTTGCAGGCACAAGTTTGTTACCCATTATGGCGGATGGTACACCTGTACAGAATAGTATATTGTTTACATACGATGATACAAAAGCAGGTTCCAATAGCCAATGGTCTGTGGTAAATGCTGCAAATCGTATCCGATGTATCCGTACAGAGAAATGGAAGTATAGCTATTATTTTGATGCTTCGGGAGCTTATTACAACGAATATGAACTATACGATTTGGTAAACGATCCATCAGAATATACCAACCTTGCCTATGATCCGGCATACAACGAGGTTAGAATGGATCTGGAAACACAGTTGCATAAACTTGAAGTAGATAAGCTAAGAGTGCATAGCCCTCAACAATCTCAAAGCGTTGTTTGA
- a CDS encoding gliding motility-associated C-terminal domain-containing protein → MKLILLMLVVVAHSVSAADYYVAITNHANTNESLPGGSYTITVTGTASGTDTLTVNFTISGTAVPGVHYQAFPQQIKIPVTDGNGSFTFPVIPVQNRIVEDYAEVLLSIQSATATSSASVDVDATPTTLRIYDDDWINTIISFTGSTNGTEGGPNATITASLSSDYIAGQVIWINANFGAGTTAGFTDIDGPTLRIDSGQHNVIADINVLDDKVKEDTELIYFEITNITGGDFELRYDATTYGPIYVFDNNDTIEPVRSANVFINYVGSPREASPQVDGYISLYSIPSGDEFLRQPITVKVRMEGNAIEGVDYLPLDSFVIPVSKYTDGTVTVLIHPIDDNIIEGNEYIHAILVSASTPTGDPITVYNNNPMATVPFYDDDFEKRSVGISAVTNGREGGPGASLTLSYPDSLVSAEDLYVNYHVIPAGTTATVDVDYIMPPLLIPAGLHSATLPINIIDDRKVESTEYLNLQIDGGYGDSTIYPVNSDSVAVITIEDNDSSYTRLCIPNVFTPNGDGRNDLFVIRGLENYPGSRLSVYNLLRGGALVYRSENYDNSWDGRGASPGLYSYILEVNESGRRKIYRGKLVIIK, encoded by the coding sequence ATGAAGCTAATACTACTCATGCTAGTAGTTGTCGCCCACTCTGTATCCGCGGCTGACTATTACGTAGCCATCACTAACCATGCGAACACCAATGAAAGTCTTCCCGGAGGTAGTTACACCATCACCGTTACCGGCACTGCCAGCGGCACAGATACCCTTACGGTCAACTTTACAATCAGCGGAACCGCTGTACCGGGTGTTCATTACCAGGCTTTCCCACAGCAAATCAAGATCCCCGTCACTGATGGTAATGGCAGCTTTACCTTCCCGGTCATTCCTGTACAAAATAGAATTGTTGAAGATTATGCCGAAGTTCTACTCTCTATTCAAAGTGCAACTGCTACTTCCTCAGCAAGCGTGGATGTCGATGCCACTCCTACTACCCTCAGGATTTACGATGATGACTGGATAAATACAATAATTTCTTTTACCGGTTCAACAAATGGAACAGAAGGCGGCCCCAATGCGACCATTACTGCCAGCTTGTCCAGCGATTATATAGCAGGTCAGGTCATATGGATCAATGCTAATTTTGGTGCCGGTACAACAGCTGGTTTTACTGATATTGACGGGCCAACATTAAGGATTGATTCAGGTCAACATAATGTTATTGCCGATATCAACGTACTTGACGATAAAGTGAAGGAAGACACTGAATTGATATACTTTGAAATCACCAATATTACCGGCGGTGATTTTGAGCTCAGGTATGATGCTACAACCTATGGTCCTATTTATGTATTTGATAATAATGATACTATTGAACCTGTAAGAAGTGCGAATGTCTTCATTAACTATGTCGGAAGTCCAAGGGAGGCAAGTCCTCAGGTAGACGGTTATATTTCCCTCTATTCAATTCCTTCGGGAGATGAATTTCTTAGACAACCCATCACTGTAAAAGTCAGGATGGAGGGAAATGCCATTGAAGGAGTGGATTATCTTCCCTTGGATAGTTTTGTCATCCCTGTATCAAAGTATACCGACGGTACCGTAACTGTGCTGATTCACCCTATTGATGATAACATCATAGAAGGTAACGAATATATTCACGCCATCCTCGTAAGTGCAAGCACACCAACAGGTGATCCCATCACCGTATATAATAATAACCCAATGGCCACGGTTCCGTTCTATGATGATGATTTTGAAAAAAGATCTGTTGGTATTTCCGCCGTGACTAATGGCAGAGAAGGCGGCCCGGGGGCGAGCCTTACATTATCCTACCCGGATAGCCTTGTATCTGCAGAAGATTTGTATGTGAATTACCATGTTATTCCAGCCGGTACTACTGCCACCGTAGACGTCGATTATATAATGCCGCCTCTGCTTATTCCTGCAGGACTGCATAGTGCTACCCTTCCAATCAACATTATAGATGATCGCAAGGTGGAGTCAACAGAATATTTAAACCTCCAGATTGACGGAGGATATGGAGATAGTACAATTTATCCTGTTAATTCGGATAGTGTGGCAGTGATTACAATTGAAGATAATGATTCCAGTTACACCCGGCTTTGCATTCCTAATGTGTTTACACCAAATGGCGATGGCAGGAATGATTTGTTCGTGATCCGGGGATTAGAGAATTATCCCGGTTCAAGACTTTCTGTCTATAATTTGCTGCGTGGTGGCGCGCTTGTTTACAGGTCGGAGAATTATGATAATAGCTGGGATGGACGTGGTGCCAGTCCGGGATTATATAGTTATATCCTGGAGGTGAATGAGAGCGGACGAAGAAAGATCTATAGGGGAAAACTAGTTATTATTAAATAA